Within the Terriglobales bacterium genome, the region GCCCGCATACCGCGCAGCCGCCGCGCCACCTCGCGCGCATGCTCGGGCGCATCGTTGACGCCGCCAAGCAGGACATATTCAAACGTCAGCCGCTCTCGGTTGCGCAGCGGAAATGCCCGCGCCGCCGCCAGCAGTTGCTCGCTGTCCCACTTGCGATTGATCGGCATCACCTGCGTGCGCAGCTCGTCGTTGGGCGCGTTCAGCGAAATCGCCAGCTTGGGACGCACTGGCTCTTTGCCGAACTCCTCGATCCGCGGCACGATCCCCGCCGTCGACACCGTCATGTGCGACTCGGGAATTCCCACGCCCTCCACCAGCAGCCGCACCGCCTTCATGAAGTTCTGGTAGTTCAGGAACGGCTCGCCCTGCCCCATGAACACCAGGTTCACGCGCTCGCCGGGAAGTGAAACGCCGTGATCGTTCAGCACCGCCATCACCTGGCCGACGATTTCGCCCGCCGTCAGGTTGCGATGCAGCCCGAGCAGCGCCGTCATGCAGAACCGGCAATCCACGGCGCACCCTATCTGGCTCGACACGCAGATCGTCGCCCGCGCCCAGGCGGAGCGCCCGGTTACCCGCGCTGACCGTGCCCCACGTTCGCCGGCGCCTTTCCTGTGCCGGCCACCCTGGGAACTCTCCG harbors:
- the rlmN gene encoding 23S rRNA (adenine(2503)-C(2))-methyltransferase RlmN codes for the protein MLSPPKNELLGLSLQELSEVVAELGQPEYRARQIFQGMYRHRLPELARFTTLPQSLRSEMAARGFAITQPQLEKRFTSVDGTVRYLFGFPDGQSVETVWMPEGDGGEEGNEDASGPAGSESSQGGRHRKGAGERGARSARVTGRSAWARATICVSSQIGCAVDCRFCMTALLGLHRNLTAGEIVGQVMAVLNDHGVSLPGERVNLVFMGQGEPFLNYQNFMKAVRLLVEGVGIPESHMTVSTAGIVPRIEEFGKEPVRPKLAISLNAPNDELRTQVMPINRKWDSEQLLAAARAFPLRNRERLTFEYVLLGGVNDAPEHAREVARRLRGMRAKVNLIALNPGPGIEFATPVETRTAEFQRILIEAGIPAFVRKPRGRDIYAACGQLKTMAENELVQL